A portion of the Salmo trutta chromosome 1, fSalTru1.1, whole genome shotgun sequence genome contains these proteins:
- the LOC115201181 gene encoding filaggrin — MECLNSQLQSASSENNLDSLETYSNYEESLPSPQGTPSRQGRLVKPSMSCRRKREFISDEKKDASYWEKRRKNNEAAKRSREKRRLNDMVLENRVMVLNDENCRLKTELLQLKLRFGLITTASYMEKSQQLTSGGNNGGNGRSSTSNYYSSGYSSSSQVMMNSDSSETEQSGSGGGHSQLVTYSPHGSLSDMSDGSSRDSPEPTVYEIKQEESSLEMDIGRSMFNVHHSLSSTHHQEEIESVYHSQQHHSHSYHHHESITSQTSQVPPPTQQRSVILYRSSSASYPGESQRQQDIDQQTAQLQSAQASHLAQARESHTDSSERLAEVTKQMERKTLDSPPYHYSDCHSEAGERQVYRALQQEQKTQTGLAPDILQKQEAVTSHLYHNQASHCYLSAQDEEPPKLTYEGGARSEAYYQEHSTSGKETSSSDNDPRSSDKEASTDDESPSSSFSDTGSYLQHLSVSHQPGSPLPSPQGSSQCQSGDIQAEVKGTALPHKLRLKHKAMSSQQDSPTTPPPSSILPLPQHPYLALTQQQSGKESESQPPTGFYKQPSSAESREESGKKESSSGRRNRRD, encoded by the coding sequence ATGGAATGCCTGAATTCACAACTCCAATCAGCAAGCTCAGAAAATAACCTGGACAGCCTAGAGACATACTCTAACTACGAAGAGTCTCTCCCATCGCCTCAAGGAACCCCCTCTCGCCAGGGGCGTCTCGTCAAGCCCAGCATGAGTTGCAGACGCAAGCGTGAGTTCATCTCTGATGAAAAGAAGGATGCATCCTACTGGGAGAAGCGCCGTAAGAACAACGAGGCGGCCAAACGCTCCAGGGAGAAGCGACGACTGAACGACATGGTGTTGGAAAACCGCGTCATGGTGCTGAATGACGAGAACTGCCGCCTGAAGACGGAGCTGCTGCAGCTGAAGCTGCGCTTTGGCCTTATCACCACTGCCTCCTACATGGAGAAGAGCCAGCAGCTCACTAGTGGAGGTAACAATGGAGGCAATGGGAGATCCTCCACATCCAATTACTACTCCAGCGGCTACTCCAGCAGCTCCCAGGTGATGATGAACTCTGACTCCTCGGAGACTGAGCAGTCAGGCAGTGGTGGAGGGCATAGTCAACTGGTGACGTACTCCCCCCATGGATCCCTTTCAGACATGTCAGACGGATCCTCCCGGGACAGCCCAGAACCTACGGTCTACGAGATCAAGCAGGAGGAAAGCAGCCTGGAGATGGACATTGGACGCAGCATGTTCAACGTCCACCATAGCCTGTCCTCCACACATCACCAGGAGGAGATAGAGTCGGTCTACCACAGCCAACAGCACCACTCCCACTCCTACCACCACCATGAGAGCATCACAAGCCAGACCAGTCAGGTCCCTCCTCCCACCCAACAGAGGAGTGTCATACTATACCGCTCCAGTAGTGCCTCCTACCCTGGGGAGAGCCAAAGGCAGCAGGACATAGATCAACAGACAGCCCAACTGCAGAGTGCTCAGGCCAGCCATCTGGCCCAGGCTCGAGAGAGCCACACGGACAGCtcagagagactggcagaggtgACCAAGCAGATGGAGAGGAAGACACTAGACTCACCTCCGTACCACTACTCAGACTGCCACAGCGAGGCAGGAGAGAGGCAGGTGTACAGAGCTCTGCAACAGGAGCAAAAGACCCAGACGGGCCTCGCTCCAGACATCCTCCAAAAACAGGAGGCCGTCACGTCCCACCTGTACCACAACCAGGCTAGTCACTGCTATCTTAGCGCCCAGGACGAGGAGCCCCCCAAACTGACCTATGAGGGCGGGGCCAGGAGTGAGGCGTACTACCAAGAACACTCAACCTCAGGCAAAGAAACCTCCTCTAGTGACAATGACCCCCGCAGCTCTGACAAGGAGGCCTCCACGGACGACGAGTCCCcgtcctcctccttctctgacaCCGGGAGTTACCTCCAGCACCTGTCTGTCTCACACCAGCCAGGGTCCCCTCTGCCCTCCCCGCAGGGCTCCTCCCAATGCCAAAGCGGGGACATCCAGGCAGAGGTTAAGGGCACTGCCCTGCCTCACAAACTGCGCCTCAAACACAAAGCCATGAGCTCCCAGCAGGACTctcccaccacccctcctccttcctctatcCTACCCCTGCCCCAGCACCCTTACCTGGCCCTCACGCAACAGCAGAGCGGCAAAGAGAGTGAGAGCCAGCCCCCCACAGGGTTCTATAAGCAGCCGTCCTCAGCTGAGTCAAGGGAGGAGAGTGGGAAAAAGGAGTCATCAAGCGGACGCCGTAACAGACGAGACTAA